A section of the Engraulis encrasicolus isolate BLACKSEA-1 chromosome 8, IST_EnEncr_1.0, whole genome shotgun sequence genome encodes:
- the LOC134454378 gene encoding P2Y purinoceptor 2-like, with protein MTDFSNATTHNESLHPYRCMFDEDFKYILLPVSYGVVFVVGLVLNVVTLYVILVQRHSWKSSTIYMFNLTVCDTMYILTLPFLIYYYADENDWPFGEPLCKLIRFLFYTNLYGSILFLCCISLHRFLGICYPMHSLRWASTRRARLVSAGVWAVVVLVQAPVLYFSRTRDRGPADRTCYDTTSEELFDSFMAYSMAVSVLLFALPFMVVMVCYGLMVRKLLEPPHMMAAAADANAARSRQKSVKMIIIVLAVFMLCFLPFHLTRSLYYSFRYLDEQISCTQLEASSIAYKVTRPLASANSCMDPVLYFMAGQGFRRNITKKSKYRHTEKIKTMSTPM; from the coding sequence ATGACTGACTTCTCCAACGCCACCACTCACAACGAGAGCCTCCACCCGTAccgctgcatgttcgacgaggACTTCAAGTACATCCTGTTGCCCGTCAGCTACGGGGTGGTGTTCGTGGTGGGCCTGGTCCTCAACGTGGTCACCCTCTACGTCATCCTGGTCCAGAGGCACAGCTGGAAGTCCAGCACCATCTACATGTTCAACCTGACCGTCTGCGACACCATGTACATCCTCACCCTGCCCTTCCTCATCTACTACTACGCCGACGAGAACGACTGGCCGTTCGGCGAGCCGCTGTGCAAGCTGATCCGCTTCCTGTTCTACACCAACCTGTACGGCAGCATCCTGTTCCTGTGCTGCATCAGCCTGCACCGCTTCCTGGGCATCTGCTACCCCATGCACTCGCTGCGCTGGGCCAGCACGCGGCGGGCGCGGCTGGTGTCGGCGGGCGTGTGGGCGGTGGTGGTGCTCGTCCAGGCGCCGGTGCTCTACTTCTCCCGCACGCGCGACCGCGGCCCCGCCGACCGCACCTGCTACGACACCACCAGCGAGGAGCTGTTCGACAGCTTCATGGCCTACAGCATGGCCGTCTCGGTGCTGCTGTTCGCGCTGCCCTTCATGGTGGTCATGGTCTGCTACGGGCTCATGGTGCGCAAGCTGCTGGAGCCGCCGCACATGATGGCCGCCGCGGCGGACGCCAACGCGGCGCGCTCCCGGCAGAAGTCGGTGAAGATGATCATCATCGTGCTGGCGGTCTTCATGCTCTGCTTCCTGCCGTTTCACCTGACGCGCAGCCTCTACTACAGCTTCCGTTACCTGGACGAGCAGATCAGCTGCACCCAGCTGGAGGCGTCCAGCATCGCCTACAAGGTGACCCGGCCCCTGGCCAGCGCCAACAGCTGCATGGACCCGGTGCTGTACTTTATGGCGGGACAGGGCTTCCGTAGGAACATCACCAAAAAGAGCAAATACAGACACACGGAGAAAATTAAGACAATGTCCACTCCTATGTGA